Proteins encoded together in one Deinococcus hopiensis KR-140 window:
- the pruA gene encoding L-glutamate gamma-semialdehyde dehydrogenase — protein sequence MIKVQDYRPQAFTDFSQPENVAAYQAALQKVRAELLGKHYPLVIDGERVDTAERLTSLNPCDTSEVVGTTARATVEDAQRALDGAWKAFESWKKWDMDARARILLKASAILKRRRLEACALMSIEVGKNYAEADVEVAEAIDFLEYYARSAMKYAGFGSAETTWYEGEENGLMFLPLGVGVSISPWNFPCAIFLGMLAAPIVAGNCVIAKPAEDSGLIAGFVVDVLLEAGLPAGVLQFLPGIGAEVGEFLTTHPKTRFITFTGSRAVGLHINEVAAKVQPGQKWIKKVVLELGGKDAMIVDETADLDVAVTAAVQGAFGFNGQKCSAMSRLIVVDEVYGAVVNAFVERAQALKMGTGEENANITGVVNEMSFKKISGYLELGPQEGKLLLGGQAPGECGGKKGYYIQPTIFGDVDQGARIAQEEIFGPVVAVFRARDWNHALEIANSTEYGLTGGVCSNRRERLEQARNEFEVGNLYFNRKITGAIVGVQPFGGYNMSGTDSKAGGPDYLANFMQLKTVTERW from the coding sequence ATGATCAAAGTCCAAGACTACCGCCCCCAAGCCTTCACCGACTTCAGCCAGCCTGAGAACGTCGCTGCCTATCAAGCTGCGCTTCAGAAGGTCCGCGCCGAACTGCTGGGCAAACACTACCCCCTCGTGATTGATGGCGAACGGGTGGACACGGCAGAAAGGCTGACCTCCCTCAATCCCTGCGACACCTCGGAAGTGGTGGGCACGACGGCCAGGGCGACGGTAGAGGACGCCCAGCGCGCACTGGACGGCGCGTGGAAGGCGTTCGAGTCGTGGAAGAAGTGGGACATGGACGCCCGCGCCCGCATCCTGCTAAAGGCCTCGGCGATCCTCAAGCGCCGCCGCCTGGAAGCCTGCGCCCTCATGAGCATCGAAGTGGGCAAGAACTACGCTGAGGCCGACGTGGAAGTGGCCGAAGCCATCGACTTTCTGGAGTATTACGCCCGCAGCGCCATGAAATACGCGGGCTTCGGCTCTGCCGAGACCACCTGGTACGAGGGCGAGGAAAACGGCCTGATGTTCCTGCCGCTCGGCGTGGGCGTTTCCATCAGCCCCTGGAACTTTCCCTGCGCGATCTTCCTGGGGATGCTCGCCGCGCCCATCGTGGCAGGCAACTGCGTAATCGCCAAGCCCGCCGAGGACTCGGGCCTGATCGCGGGCTTCGTGGTGGACGTCCTGCTGGAAGCGGGGCTGCCTGCGGGCGTGCTGCAATTCCTGCCCGGCATCGGCGCTGAGGTGGGCGAGTTCCTGACCACGCACCCGAAGACGCGCTTTATCACCTTCACGGGCAGCCGCGCCGTAGGTCTGCACATCAACGAGGTGGCGGCCAAGGTGCAGCCCGGCCAGAAATGGATCAAGAAGGTGGTGCTGGAACTCGGCGGCAAGGACGCCATGATCGTGGACGAGACGGCCGATCTCGATGTGGCCGTCACCGCTGCCGTACAGGGCGCGTTCGGCTTCAACGGCCAGAAGTGCTCGGCCATGAGCCGCCTGATCGTGGTGGATGAGGTCTACGGCGCCGTGGTCAACGCCTTCGTCGAACGTGCCCAGGCGCTGAAGATGGGCACGGGTGAGGAGAACGCCAACATCACGGGTGTGGTCAACGAGATGAGTTTCAAGAAGATCAGCGGCTACCTCGAACTCGGCCCGCAGGAAGGAAAGTTGCTGCTGGGCGGTCAGGCCCCCGGCGAGTGCGGCGGCAAGAAAGGCTACTACATCCAGCCGACGATCTTCGGAGACGTGGACCAGGGGGCACGCATCGCCCAGGAGGAAATCTTTGGGCCCGTGGTGGCCGTATTTCGCGCGCGTGACTGGAACCACGCCCTCGAAATCGCCAATTCCACCGAGTATGGCCTGACGGGCGGCGTGTGCAGCAACCGGCGCGAGCGGTTGGAGCAGGCGCGAAATGAGTTCGAGGTGGGCAACCTCTACTTCAACCGCAAGATCACGGGGGCAATTGTCGGTGTGCAGCCCTTCGGCGGCTACAACATGAGCGGCACCGACTCCAAGGCAGGCGGCCCCGACTACCTCGCCAACTTCATGCAACTCAAGACGGTAACTGAGCGCTGGTGA
- a CDS encoding proline dehydrogenase family protein: MIDQIYRKAVLTVSGQKFVEDLVRSRGWGMAQRFVAGEDATSALQAVKELERDGILSNLDLLGEFVASPEKANEFAEKVLHLLDEAHAAGITPYVSVKLSSVGQGQDVAGMDLGLANARRIIGRAKAYGGFVCLDMEDHPRVDVTLAQFRELVREFGNGHVGTVLQSYLYRTEADRDSLDDLHPNLRIVKGAYLEPPSVAMPDKADVDAGYRRLVYAHMKAGNYVNVATHDERIVEDVKMFVLAHGTDKENFEFQMLYGIRRDLQKALAAEGYRVRAYIPYGRDWYPYFSRRIAETPRNAVFVLRGMLKG, translated from the coding sequence ATGATTGACCAGATCTACCGCAAGGCTGTCCTGACCGTCTCGGGCCAGAAATTCGTCGAAGACCTCGTGCGCTCGCGCGGTTGGGGCATGGCGCAGCGCTTCGTGGCGGGCGAGGACGCCACCTCCGCCCTCCAGGCCGTCAAGGAGCTGGAACGCGACGGCATCTTGAGCAACCTCGACCTGCTGGGCGAGTTCGTCGCCTCGCCGGAGAAGGCGAATGAATTCGCCGAAAAGGTGCTGCACCTGCTTGACGAGGCGCACGCCGCCGGAATCACGCCCTACGTCAGCGTGAAGCTTTCCTCGGTGGGTCAGGGCCAGGACGTCGCCGGTATGGACCTCGGCCTCGCCAATGCCCGGCGCATCATCGGTCGCGCCAAGGCGTATGGCGGCTTCGTGTGCCTGGACATGGAGGACCACCCCCGCGTGGACGTGACCCTCGCGCAGTTCCGCGAACTGGTCCGCGAGTTCGGCAACGGCCACGTCGGCACCGTGCTCCAGAGCTACCTCTACCGCACGGAGGCGGACCGGGACAGCCTGGACGACCTGCATCCCAACCTCCGCATCGTGAAGGGCGCATACCTCGAACCCCCCTCCGTCGCCATGCCCGACAAGGCGGACGTCGACGCCGGTTACCGCCGCCTCGTGTACGCGCACATGAAGGCGGGCAACTACGTCAACGTCGCCACGCACGATGAGCGCATCGTGGAGGACGTGAAAATGTTCGTGCTGGCCCACGGCACCGACAAGGAGAACTTCGAGTTCCAGATGCTCTACGGTATCCGCCGCGACTTGCAAAAGGCCCTCGCCGCCGAGGGCTACCGTGTGCGGGCGTACATCCCTTATGGCCGCGACTGGTATCCGTATTTCAGCCGCCGCATCGCTGAAACGCCGCGCAATGCTGTGTTCGTCCTGCGGGGAATGCTCAAGGGGTGA
- a CDS encoding GntR family transcriptional regulator, producing MTLFERPGLVRDGVYGHLRRAVLDGEFAPGERLGEVELGDRLGVSRTPIREALMRLMQDGLLVSEANKGVRVRTVSAAEARDTYVVREEFDGLAAALAAQAHTSEDAELLRAALNTLQTAAGNDYRRQTRLDLAFHSAVTLAAHNAALVEIARGLEQRVALIKHQTRTYNAHPDTARQHANILEAVLARDIGAAREAARLHVRTFGRLVLQNLEDSATPGETP from the coding sequence GTGACTCTTTTTGAAAGGCCCGGGCTGGTGCGCGACGGTGTATACGGCCACCTGCGCCGCGCAGTGCTGGACGGCGAGTTCGCGCCCGGCGAGCGGCTGGGCGAGGTGGAACTGGGCGACCGCCTGGGCGTGAGCCGGACACCCATCCGCGAGGCGCTGATGCGGTTGATGCAAGACGGCCTGCTGGTGTCCGAGGCGAACAAGGGGGTCCGCGTGCGAACTGTCAGCGCCGCCGAGGCCCGCGACACCTACGTGGTACGCGAGGAATTCGACGGTCTGGCCGCTGCGCTGGCCGCACAGGCCCACACCTCTGAGGACGCCGAGTTGCTGCGCGCCGCCCTGAACACCCTCCAGACCGCTGCTGGAAACGACTACCGCCGCCAGACGCGGCTGGACCTGGCCTTTCATTCCGCCGTCACGCTCGCCGCCCACAACGCCGCCCTCGTGGAAATCGCGCGGGGCCTCGAACAGCGGGTGGCCCTCATCAAACACCAGACCCGCACGTACAACGCCCACCCCGACACCGCCCGTCAGCACGCCAACATTCTGGAAGCGGTGCTCGCGCGGGATATCGGTGCGGCCCGCGAGGCTGCCCGGTTGCACGTCCGCACCTTCGGCAGGCTCGTGCTGCAAAACCTCGAAGACAGCGCCACCCCTGGAGAAACGCCATGA
- a CDS encoding MgtC/SapB family protein — MEAFWNELRLMQGLLAAFVLSGLIGWEREQRNRPAGLRTHILVGVSAAMFVVLADTLIDRFSGDSQQVRFDLVGVLGAVVSGVSFLGAGAIFSDRRGEGTQGLTTAAGLLATAGVGVACGLHLYVLATGATLLFLFTLGWLGRLAGEMSRTESTNGKQPGDSEKSRPG, encoded by the coding sequence GTGGAAGCGTTCTGGAATGAGCTGCGCCTGATGCAGGGCCTGCTCGCGGCGTTCGTGCTGAGCGGTCTGATCGGCTGGGAGCGCGAGCAGCGAAACCGTCCGGCCGGGTTGCGGACCCACATCCTGGTGGGCGTGAGCGCCGCGATGTTCGTCGTGCTGGCCGACACGCTGATCGACCGCTTTTCCGGCGACTCGCAACAGGTACGCTTCGACCTCGTGGGCGTGCTGGGCGCGGTGGTCAGCGGCGTCAGTTTTCTGGGGGCCGGGGCCATCTTCTCGGACCGGCGGGGCGAGGGCACCCAGGGCCTGACGACCGCGGCCGGCCTGCTCGCCACGGCGGGCGTCGGGGTGGCCTGCGGCCTGCACCTGTACGTGCTGGCGACGGGAGCCACCCTGCTGTTTCTGTTCACGCTGGGCTGGCTGGGCCGCCTGGCCGGAGAGATGTCGCGAACCGAGTCCACAAACGGAAAACAGCCGGGAGACAGCGAAAAAAGCAGGCCCGGCTGA
- a CDS encoding S41 family peptidase — translation MRYADGSVSSFSLSSTGVTYTASCAQQEVALPLKDTTVFKGKAAVLLNGNSASEMFGQNIRAGGNSVLFGKPTYGVSNTTFSSDLPAERNVSVTAGRVLLNGKDADKPVKPEVNVADLARLAAGQDVGIEAAFNQLKSAQTSARKTAAWGRRKSALLSGGFSPHTSFGELL, via the coding sequence GTGCGCTACGCCGACGGCAGCGTCTCCAGCTTCTCGTTGAGCAGCACAGGCGTGACCTACACGGCGTCTTGCGCCCAGCAGGAAGTCGCGCTGCCCCTCAAGGACACCACGGTCTTCAAGGGCAAGGCGGCCGTGCTGCTGAACGGGAACAGCGCCAGCGAAATGTTCGGCCAGAACATCCGTGCGGGCGGCAACAGCGTGCTGTTCGGCAAACCCACCTACGGGGTCAGCAATACCACCTTCAGCTCCGATCTGCCCGCCGAGCGCAACGTGAGCGTGACGGCGGGCCGTGTGCTGCTGAACGGCAAGGACGCCGACAAGCCGGTCAAGCCCGAGGTGAACGTCGCCGACCTCGCCAGGCTGGCGGCAGGTCAGGACGTGGGAATCGAAGCCGCGTTCAACCAACTGAAGTCGGCCCAGACATCCGCCCGGAAAACGGCGGCGTGGGGCAGACGGAAGAGCGCCCTTCTGTCCGGGGGCTTTTCCCCGCACACCTCATTCGGAGAACTGCTCTAG
- a CDS encoding S41 family peptidase, translating to MREAQGAVDAIIDLRNNGGGDLREYVGAVAAFSPTTAKGCATPTAASPASR from the coding sequence ATGCGTGAGGCGCAGGGCGCAGTGGACGCGATCATCGACCTGCGTAACAACGGTGGCGGAGATCTGCGCGAGTATGTCGGCGCGGTCGCCGCCTTCTCGCCCACCACGGCGAAGGGGTGCGCTACGCCGACGGCAGCGTCTCCAGCTTCTCGTTGA
- the recO gene encoding DNA repair protein RecO → MRSRSANRSGIVIRRRVTPAGDIIVTLLTPQGKVKAIARGGVRGQLSSRLNLFHHVGAQLYQTPQADLATVQQAVLEGALPRLAEPERYAFAHLMAELADALFQEGEFSEQAFELFAGALRGISHQADPEWVALVMSYKLLGLAGFIPQTTRCARCGAPGPSHPDPLGGQLLCGACASLPAYPEEGLDFLQNVVRRSVRVSIEEPVPEEQRPALWRALERFVTVQVGGVQSWRQLVPHVGAVPA, encoded by the coding sequence GTGAGATCGCGCAGCGCCAACCGCAGCGGCATCGTGATCCGGCGGCGGGTGACGCCTGCCGGAGACATCATCGTGACCCTGCTGACGCCGCAGGGCAAGGTGAAGGCCATTGCGCGCGGCGGCGTGCGGGGCCAGCTGTCCAGCCGCCTGAACCTCTTCCATCACGTCGGCGCGCAGCTGTACCAGACGCCGCAGGCAGACTTGGCCACCGTGCAGCAGGCCGTGCTGGAGGGCGCGCTGCCGAGGTTGGCCGAGCCGGAGCGCTACGCCTTCGCGCACCTGATGGCCGAACTTGCTGACGCCCTGTTTCAGGAGGGTGAATTCAGCGAGCAGGCCTTTGAGCTGTTTGCGGGAGCGCTGCGCGGCATCTCCCACCAGGCGGACCCGGAGTGGGTGGCGCTCGTGATGAGTTACAAACTGCTCGGGCTGGCGGGCTTCATTCCCCAGACCACCCGTTGCGCACGCTGCGGCGCGCCCGGGCCCTCGCATCCCGATCCACTGGGCGGTCAACTGCTGTGCGGAGCGTGCGCGAGCCTGCCCGCGTACCCCGAGGAGGGCCTGGACTTTCTGCAGAACGTGGTGCGCCGCTCGGTGCGCGTGAGCATCGAGGAACCTGTGCCCGAGGAGCAGCGCCCGGCGCTGTGGCGCGCGCTCGAGCGCTTCGTGACGGTGCAGGTGGGCGGCGTGCAGAGCTGGCGACAACTCGTGCCACACGTCGGCGCCGTGCCGGCCTGA
- a CDS encoding diguanylate cyclase domain-containing protein has translation MARHGGEEFAMILPGTNEAGAALLAERLLGQGSRTSPASRRTGDCSHIPVCVGITTWISDGALTPEDLTLRAGPGVFGRYPFSSRTHFLICA, from the coding sequence GTGGCCCGGCACGGAGGCGAGGAATTCGCGATGATCCTGCCCGGCACCAATGAGGCGGGCGCGGCGCTGTTGGCTGAGCGCCTCCTCGGGCAAGGATCGCGGACTTCACCTGCCTCACGAAGGACCGGGGATTGCTCCCACATCCCAGTGTGCGTGGGCATCACCACCTGGATTTCCGACGGCGCGCTGACCCCCGAGGACCTGACCCTGCGCGCCGGACCAGGCGTCTTCGGCAGGTACCCATTCAGTTCCCGGACCCACTTCTTGATCTGTGCTTAG
- a CDS encoding diguanylate cyclase domain-containing protein, producing the protein MNALRLLNRGPSASATTDAVTGLFNRAAFTSYSRREWHNHRLARRPISLLLCGVDFSKQYNDRYGDLAGDNCLRQIATPGPTWA; encoded by the coding sequence ATGAATGCCCTGCGCCTGCTTAACCGCGGGCCCTCGGCCTCAGCGACCACAGACGCCGTGACGGGCCTTTTTAACCGCGCGGCGTTCACCTCGTACTCCAGGCGGGAATGGCACAACCACCGGCTGGCGCGGCGCCCCATCAGCCTGCTGCTGTGCGGCGTGGACTTTTCCAAACAGTACAACGACCGCTACGGCGACCTAGCGGGCGACAACTGCCTGAGGCAGATCGCCACACCCGGGCCAACGTGGGCGTAA
- a CDS encoding alpha/beta hydrolase has product MPSRKTSSSRQAPSGLGWLALSTLTLGALLTGCSAVNVQNTLNRAVSTRGLNVAADQRYGPDARNVLDVYAPQNAQNAPVVLFVHGGSWEGGDKMGHRFVGESLARVGYVTGVMNYRLAPQNRYPAYVQDTAAALRWMRDNATRFGGGPDNLFVMGHSAGGFNAVEAVDNARWLREAGVPISAVRGVIGIAGPYSYDFRPLASRNAFPEGSTPDEVMPDRHVRPDAPPHLLLVAENDRTVYPQNALNMEAALKKAGIPVTRTVLPGLNHITIAAALARPLTSLGPTRQRVTDFIEAHRVN; this is encoded by the coding sequence ATGCCTTCTCGCAAAACCTCTTCTTCTCGGCAGGCACCGTCCGGCCTGGGGTGGCTGGCGCTCAGCACGCTCACGCTGGGCGCGTTGCTCACGGGGTGCTCGGCGGTGAACGTGCAAAACACCCTCAACCGCGCCGTCAGCACCCGGGGCCTGAACGTCGCTGCCGATCAGCGTTACGGCCCAGACGCCCGCAATGTCCTGGACGTGTACGCGCCTCAGAACGCACAGAACGCGCCCGTCGTGCTGTTTGTCCACGGTGGCTCGTGGGAAGGCGGCGACAAGATGGGGCACAGGTTCGTGGGCGAGAGCCTGGCGCGGGTGGGGTACGTGACGGGCGTGATGAATTACCGCCTCGCGCCGCAAAACCGCTATCCCGCCTACGTGCAGGACACGGCGGCGGCCCTGAGGTGGATGCGCGACAACGCCACGCGCTTCGGTGGTGGCCCCGACAACCTCTTCGTGATGGGCCACTCTGCCGGCGGCTTCAACGCCGTGGAGGCCGTGGACAACGCGCGCTGGTTGCGCGAGGCGGGCGTGCCCATCTCAGCGGTACGCGGCGTCATCGGCATCGCCGGACCCTACTCCTACGACTTCCGGCCCCTGGCCAGCCGCAATGCCTTTCCCGAGGGCAGCACCCCCGACGAGGTCATGCCGGACCGTCACGTCCGCCCGGACGCCCCGCCCCACCTGCTCCTCGTGGCGGAAAACGACCGGACGGTCTATCCGCAAAATGCCCTGAACATGGAAGCGGCGCTGAAAAAAGCGGGCATTCCCGTCACCCGCACCGTGCTGCCGGGCCTCAACCACATCACCATCGCCGCGGCGCTGGCCCGTCCCCTCACCTCACTGGGGCCGACACGCCAGCGGGTGACCGACTTTATCGAGGCGCACCGGGTGAATTGA
- a CDS encoding lycopene cyclase family protein encodes MPPSPPRTDVLVVGGGPAGVALASEFARRGLRVRLVAPEEPRAFAPTYGAWLDELPGWAQACLEAVWTDVRVYMTQTPTPLLRPYALLDNAALLDALLCRAGKHLTWTVGTVRGAARAGEGWEVHGQAGERWWAAVVVDAGGHAGSLRRPRHPGGAALQTAYGVVAHFDSPPISPGSTVWMDYRAEHLPATDVRAAPTFLYAMHLGGTRYLVEETSLIARPAPSRALLRERLYARLRALGALPGEIEREEWVAFPMNAAAPLPGPWLAFGSAAGMVHPVSGFQVAGALSAAPEVADAVTGALVASGPEAAVWAGWSALWPPERRAARELALLGVDALLALPGNMLPDFFRAFFGLPASEWRAFLSHGAGAGDLARTMLRVFAAAKQGVRLPLARAALRQPGVSGRGLLAVARRSDRTGGGPNG; translated from the coding sequence ATGCCGCCCTCGCCTCCCCGAACCGATGTGCTGGTGGTGGGCGGCGGCCCGGCGGGAGTGGCCCTCGCGTCCGAATTCGCACGCCGAGGCCTGCGCGTGCGGCTCGTCGCGCCCGAAGAGCCCCGGGCCTTCGCGCCCACCTACGGGGCGTGGCTGGACGAGCTGCCCGGCTGGGCCCAGGCCTGCCTTGAGGCGGTGTGGACCGATGTCCGCGTCTACATGACGCAAACGCCCACCCCGTTGCTGCGGCCCTACGCGCTGCTGGACAACGCCGCACTGCTGGACGCCTTGTTGTGCCGGGCAGGGAAGCACCTGACCTGGACGGTGGGCACGGTGCGCGGCGCGGCGCGGGCGGGGGAGGGCTGGGAGGTCCACGGCCAGGCGGGCGAACGCTGGTGGGCAGCGGTGGTGGTGGATGCGGGCGGGCACGCGGGAAGTTTGCGGCGGCCGCGGCATCCCGGCGGCGCGGCCCTGCAGACGGCCTACGGCGTCGTCGCCCATTTCGACTCGCCGCCCATCTCGCCCGGCAGCACGGTGTGGATGGATTACCGCGCGGAACACCTTCCGGCCACAGACGTGCGCGCCGCGCCCACCTTCCTCTATGCCATGCACCTCGGCGGTACACGCTACCTGGTGGAGGAGACGAGCCTGATCGCCCGCCCCGCGCCATCCCGCGCGCTGTTGCGGGAGCGGCTGTACGCCCGCTTGAGGGCGCTTGGTGCCCTCCCTGGCGAGATCGAGCGTGAGGAGTGGGTCGCCTTTCCTATGAACGCCGCCGCCCCTTTGCCCGGTCCCTGGCTGGCCTTCGGCTCGGCGGCGGGCATGGTGCACCCGGTCAGCGGTTTTCAGGTGGCGGGCGCGCTGAGCGCGGCGCCGGAGGTAGCGGATGCGGTGACGGGTGCCCTCGTCGCGTCTGGACCTGAAGCGGCGGTGTGGGCGGGGTGGTCCGCCCTGTGGCCTCCCGAGCGCCGCGCCGCCCGCGAACTTGCCCTGCTGGGCGTCGACGCGCTGTTGGCGCTGCCGGGGAACATGCTCCCCGACTTCTTCCGCGCCTTTTTCGGGCTTCCCGCCTCTGAGTGGCGCGCCTTTCTGTCGCATGGGGCCGGGGCGGGGGACCTCGCCCGCACCATGCTGCGGGTCTTCGCGGCCGCGAAGCAGGGGGTGCGTCTCCCCCTGGCCCGCGCCGCACTCAGGCAACCTGGGGTCAGTGGGCGGGGGTTGCTGGCGGTCGCCAGACGGTCGGACCGGACTGGTGGGGGGCCGAACGGGTAG
- the sdaAB gene encoding L-serine ammonia-lyase, iron-sulfur-dependent subunit beta → MSLLDMIGPVMIGPSSSHTAGACRLGLVAHHLLGGVPQRAVIGLHASFAKTGRGHGTHLALVAGLLGCFPDDPRLPRAFEEAGVAGLKVEFRDVDLGDVHPNTAHIDLTGEGPEGAEVRVAVQGSSTGGGVILVTQVQGLGVNFSGSAPTVLLRYTDTIGMIARIASTIAADGVNIASLTCTRENRGGQALLAIELDAPLSAAALAFFNHWPDTNWVRLLPKLMDG, encoded by the coding sequence ATGTCTCTTCTCGACATGATCGGCCCCGTGATGATTGGGCCGAGCAGCAGCCACACGGCGGGCGCGTGCCGCCTGGGCCTGGTAGCGCACCACCTTCTCGGTGGCGTGCCCCAGCGGGCGGTCATCGGCCTGCATGCCTCCTTCGCCAAGACGGGCCGGGGCCACGGCACCCACCTCGCCCTCGTCGCCGGACTGCTGGGCTGTTTTCCCGATGATCCTCGGCTGCCCCGCGCCTTTGAGGAAGCCGGGGTGGCTGGGCTGAAGGTGGAATTCCGGGATGTGGACCTGGGAGACGTGCATCCCAACACGGCCCATATCGACCTTACGGGCGAGGGACCGGAGGGAGCCGAGGTGCGCGTCGCCGTGCAGGGCAGTTCCACGGGCGGCGGCGTCATTCTGGTCACGCAGGTACAGGGGCTGGGGGTCAACTTCAGCGGGTCTGCGCCCACGGTCTTGCTGCGGTATACGGACACCATCGGCATGATTGCGCGTATTGCCAGCACCATCGCGGCCGATGGAGTGAATATCGCTTCGCTGACGTGTACGCGGGAGAACCGCGGGGGGCAGGCGCTGCTTGCCATCGAGTTGGACGCGCCGCTGAGTGCTGCGGCGTTGGCGTTTTTCAACCACTGGCCGGATACGAACTGGGTGCGGTTGCTGCCGAAGTTGATGGATGGGTAG
- the sdaAA gene encoding L-serine ammonia-lyase, iron-sulfur-dependent, subunit alpha — MTLEELMNAPAPASAWVLAQDCAETGLDPADIRTEMARRILEMRDSIGRGLQSGAKSITGMVGWNAKGLWDAPDILGAPLLKRVQAYAMAVNEENARMGRIVAAPTAGSAGTIPGALIGVADHLGLSDERLVDPMILAAGVGKAISKRMFISGAAGGCQAEIGSSAAMAAAAVVELLGGTPRAAVHAASLALMNTIGLVCDPVGGYVEVPCVSRNAFYAVHAVSAAQLALAQLESFIPPDEVLGAMASVGRMMPAALRETAEGGLAQTPTGLAVTARMEGRQEDAGGMIELPMA, encoded by the coding sequence ATGACGCTGGAAGAACTGATGAACGCCCCTGCCCCGGCCTCCGCCTGGGTGCTCGCCCAGGACTGCGCCGAGACGGGCCTGGACCCCGCAGATATCCGCACGGAGATGGCCCGCCGCATACTCGAGATGCGCGACTCCATCGGGCGTGGACTGCAAAGCGGCGCGAAAAGCATCACCGGCATGGTGGGCTGGAACGCCAAGGGTCTGTGGGACGCGCCGGACATACTGGGCGCACCGCTCCTCAAGCGGGTGCAAGCGTATGCCATGGCCGTCAACGAGGAAAACGCACGTATGGGCCGCATCGTCGCCGCCCCCACGGCGGGCAGTGCGGGCACCATTCCAGGCGCATTGATCGGCGTGGCGGACCATCTGGGGCTGAGTGACGAGCGCCTGGTGGACCCCATGATTCTGGCGGCGGGCGTCGGCAAGGCGATCAGCAAGCGCATGTTCATCTCCGGCGCGGCGGGTGGCTGCCAGGCCGAGATCGGCTCCAGCGCCGCGATGGCTGCCGCCGCTGTGGTGGAACTGCTCGGAGGCACGCCCCGTGCGGCCGTTCACGCGGCCTCCTTGGCCCTGATGAACACCATCGGCCTGGTGTGCGATCCGGTGGGCGGGTACGTGGAGGTCCCCTGCGTGAGCCGCAACGCCTTTTACGCCGTCCACGCTGTTAGCGCGGCCCAGCTGGCCCTCGCGCAGCTCGAATCCTTTATTCCGCCTGACGAGGTGCTGGGCGCGATGGCGTCTGTGGGCCGCATGATGCCCGCTGCCCTACGTGAAACGGCGGAGGGTGGCCTGGCCCAGACGCCCACGGGGCTCGCCGTTACCGCCCGCATGGAGGGGCGGCAGGAGGACGCGGGCGGGATGATCGAATTGCCGATGGCTTGA
- a CDS encoding PadR family transcriptional regulator, whose product MARSPNSSPHTQAVLQTLLTTHPRPSYGYDLSKATGLKGGTLYPILQRLHGSGHLGAEWEDSPHPGKPPRHIYTLTEEGLRLARERKGAGPDLPEGSAPVRLEGWRKGMENAASVDDAGWAPEAR is encoded by the coding sequence ATGGCCAGGTCTCCGAATTCCAGTCCACACACGCAGGCCGTCTTGCAGACCCTGCTGACCACCCACCCGCGCCCCAGCTACGGCTATGACCTGAGCAAGGCGACGGGGCTTAAGGGTGGCACCCTCTACCCCATCCTCCAGCGGCTGCACGGAAGCGGGCACCTGGGTGCCGAGTGGGAGGACTCGCCTCACCCTGGGAAGCCGCCCCGCCACATCTACACCCTGACCGAAGAAGGGCTGCGGCTGGCGCGGGAACGGAAGGGAGCAGGCCCTGACCTGCCTGAAGGGAGCGCTCCCGTGAGGCTGGAAGGCTGGCGCAAGGGGATGGAGAACGCGGCGAGCGTAGACGATGCGGGGTGGGCGCCGGAGGCGCGGTAA